Proteins from one Cyclopterus lumpus isolate fCycLum1 chromosome 11, fCycLum1.pri, whole genome shotgun sequence genomic window:
- the LOC117738762 gene encoding uncharacterized protein LOC117738762 isoform X4: MKDKVTKPTAMAQGRVAHMIEWQSWGKPTAGPTGNAGHNNLLREKERRLENDAYSDLSDGEKEARFAAGIMQQFAISEATLFGWTSMDGESLGAGSNQGSVAHLSEVNQESITSRDQVLHHSSADVWPHTYVSQGLYCLSSSDAWDPITSQPSGVASPAAGSYIMSSGGSGAAGTPGEGFEGTVGGYLQQQQHHAHLALQQQSQLHQLQHLHQYQQQLLQYQQQQPMEHRQHSASHSLQATPNSTIHSLGPPTHPRLADLWGAAQVEPQHVEVNGPPADVVGGAAETLGEEPESDGIPERHEEEEEEEELTKVDEVTLTLEPCSLTPSPLREEVPSTGGSSPGPPAQAAARKPFEVTPCVVQSLEE, encoded by the exons ATGAAGGACAAAGTGACCAAGCCCACCGCCATGGCCCAGGGCCGCGTGGCCCACATGATCGAGTGGCAGAGTTGGGGCAAACCAACCGCGGGGCCGACGGGGAACGCCGGGCACAACAACCTGCTGCGGGAGAAGGAGCGCCGGCTGGAGAACGACGCCTACAGCGACCTGAGCGACGGGGAGAAGGAGGCTCGCTTCGCCGCAG GCATCATGCAGCAGTTCGCCATCTCCGAGGCGACGCTGTTCGGCTGGACCTCGATGGACGGGGAGAGCCTGGGCGCCGGCTCCAACCAGGGCAGCGTGGCTCACCTGAGCGAGGTGAACCAGGAGAGCATCACCAGCAGAG ACCAGGTGCTCCACCACTCCTCGGCGGACGTCTGGCCTCACACCTACGTCTCCCAGGGCCTGTACTGCCTGTCGTCCTCCGACGCCTGGGACCCAATCACCAGCCAGCCCTCGGGCGTGGCGTCCCCCGCCGCCGGCTCCTACATCATGTCCAGCG gtGGCAGCGGAGCGGCGGGGACGCCCGGCGAGGGCTTCGAGGGGACGGTGGGCGGttacctgcagcagcagcagcaccacgcTCACCTggccctgcagcagcagagccagcTCCATCAGCTCCAACACCTCCACCAGTACCAGCAACAGCTGCTGCAGTACCAGCAGCAACAG CCTATGGAGCACAGGCAACATAGCGCCTCCCATTCCCTCCAAGCCACTCCCAACAGCACCATCCACAGCCTGGGCCCTCCCACCCACCCTCGGCTAGCTGACCTGTGGGGAGCTGCGCAGGTGGAGCCACAGCAC GTGGAGGTGAACGGGCCGCCGGCTGACGTGGTCGGCGGAGCGGCGGAGACGCTCGGAGAGGAGCCGGAGTCCGACGGCATCCCCGAGCGgcacgaagaggaagaggaggaggaggagctgacgAAG GTGGACGAGGTGACGTTGACCCTGGAGCCGTGCTCTTTGACCCCGTCCCcgctgagggaggaggtgcCCTCGACCGGAGGCTCGAGCCCGGGGCCGCCGGCACAGGCGGCCGCCAGGAAACCCTTCGAAGTCACGCCCTGCGTCGTCCAATCGCTGGAAGAGTAA